A genomic segment from Nocardiopsis sp. Huas11 encodes:
- a CDS encoding carotenoid oxygenase family protein, translating to MRYLEGAFAPVTEEVTADDLPVTGRIPTELNGRYLRNGPNALGVEDPAVHIWGMGQGMVHGVRLRDGRAEWYRNRFVRTSGFAPMVHVIGHAQRTFALAEGGLPPAELDDRLGTVGSCDLGGTAEGFTAGAHSKHDPVTGELHSLAYMPGRDVVQHIVTGPKGDVVRTTSVPMERTPFMHDFALTENHVVLWDTPLGFDGFSCGWLPGHPTRVGVMPRTRGDVRWREIDPVHVSHTLNAYDDGDAVVVDLVTAEGPFDPADPGAIRPMLDRWTIGPNGIDQRRVDDRPQDFPRVNEALATRRHRYGYSAATDLYGIPFVPEGAPADGAFTNVLVKHDLERGTSEVHAFGPGEAVGEAVFVATGEEEDDGYLLTYVHSPERGAADLVILAARDFTGEPVARVHLPARVPLGLHGNWLPDF from the coding sequence TGCGCAACGGGCCCAACGCCCTGGGCGTGGAAGACCCCGCCGTGCACATCTGGGGCATGGGACAGGGCATGGTCCACGGGGTCCGCCTGCGCGACGGCAGGGCCGAGTGGTACCGCAACCGGTTCGTGCGCACCTCCGGCTTCGCGCCCATGGTGCACGTGATCGGGCACGCCCAGCGGACCTTCGCCCTGGCGGAGGGCGGGTTGCCGCCCGCCGAACTCGACGACCGGCTCGGCACGGTCGGCTCGTGCGACCTGGGCGGGACCGCGGAGGGGTTCACGGCGGGAGCCCACTCCAAACACGACCCGGTCACCGGCGAACTCCACTCCCTGGCGTACATGCCGGGCCGCGACGTCGTGCAGCACATCGTGACCGGGCCGAAGGGGGACGTCGTGCGGACCACCTCCGTCCCCATGGAGCGCACCCCGTTCATGCACGACTTCGCGCTCACCGAGAACCACGTGGTGCTGTGGGACACGCCGCTGGGCTTCGACGGGTTCTCGTGCGGGTGGCTGCCCGGACACCCGACGCGCGTCGGGGTCATGCCCCGCACCAGGGGCGACGTGCGCTGGCGGGAGATCGACCCGGTCCACGTCAGCCACACGCTCAACGCCTACGACGACGGCGACGCGGTCGTGGTCGACCTGGTCACGGCCGAGGGTCCCTTCGACCCGGCCGATCCCGGGGCGATCCGGCCCATGCTGGACCGTTGGACGATCGGTCCGAACGGGATCGACCAGCGACGCGTCGACGACCGGCCCCAGGACTTCCCGCGCGTGAACGAGGCCCTGGCCACCCGCCGCCACCGCTACGGCTACTCGGCCGCGACCGATTTGTACGGGATCCCCTTCGTCCCCGAGGGAGCGCCGGCGGACGGCGCCTTCACCAACGTCCTGGTCAAGCACGATCTGGAACGCGGCACGTCCGAAGTGCACGCGTTCGGCCCGGGTGAGGCCGTCGGCGAGGCGGTGTTCGTCGCCACGGGCGAAGAAGAGGACGACGGGTACCTGCTCACCTATGTCCATTCCCCCGAGCGCGGCGCCGCCGACCTGGTGATCCTCGCGGCCCGCGACTTCACCGGCGAGCCCGTCGCGCGCGTGCATCTGCCGGCCCGGGTGCCGCTGGGCCTGCACGGCAACTGGCTGCCCGACTTCTGA
- a CDS encoding GntR family transcriptional regulator, whose translation MNDEPPLYRRIAADIERRIADGDLRPGDPVPTTRAIVREWGVAMATATKALAALQQAGAIESEPRVGAVVARRRLPARSAGGLERERVVATAMEIADADGLAAVSMRAVAARLGVATMALYRHLEGKGELTLLIADAAFAEIEYPEPPPGWRSHLRIAARLLAER comes from the coding sequence GTGAACGACGAGCCGCCGCTGTACCGGAGGATCGCCGCCGACATCGAGCGGCGCATCGCCGACGGCGACCTGCGTCCTGGCGACCCGGTGCCCACCACGCGGGCGATCGTACGCGAGTGGGGTGTCGCCATGGCGACGGCGACCAAGGCGCTGGCCGCGCTCCAGCAGGCAGGCGCCATCGAGTCCGAGCCCCGGGTCGGCGCCGTGGTCGCCAGGCGCCGGTTGCCCGCGCGGTCGGCAGGGGGCCTCGAACGCGAACGCGTCGTGGCCACGGCCATGGAGATCGCCGACGCCGACGGGCTGGCGGCGGTGTCCATGCGGGCGGTGGCGGCCCGGCTGGGGGTCGCCACCATGGCCCTCTACCGGCACCTGGAGGGGAAGGGGGAGCTCACGCTGCTCATCGCCGACGCCGCCTTCGCCGAGATCGAGTACCCGGAGCCGCCGCCGGGGTGGCGCTCCCACCTGCGGATCGCGGCGCGGCTCCTGGCTGAGCGATGA
- a CDS encoding DUF4253 domain-containing protein produces the protein MEDFDRDPHRFLEAPTIDRFTALTDHDPAGLLAAWWGQYAGAAEPDAEEAEPHPETAPFGTVWPGTVPAASLKEGAAEATAGEYAELIVEHRPPHRLGLVRASSGAQALLSCGWSGPLNYDNDTAVFAAVVADWERRFGARVLGLGFDTLTLSVAAPPSDVDGALRVAAEHFAFCPDLVWQGNSPHTLQAYAERLVDRPVWDFWWD, from the coding sequence GTGGAGGACTTCGACCGTGACCCGCACCGGTTCCTGGAGGCGCCGACGATCGACCGGTTCACCGCGCTCACGGACCACGACCCGGCCGGGCTTCTCGCCGCGTGGTGGGGGCAGTACGCCGGTGCCGCCGAGCCCGACGCGGAGGAGGCCGAGCCCCACCCGGAGACCGCCCCCTTCGGGACGGTCTGGCCCGGAACGGTCCCCGCAGCCTCCCTGAAGGAGGGTGCGGCCGAGGCGACGGCCGGAGAGTACGCCGAACTCATCGTCGAGCACCGGCCGCCCCACCGCCTGGGCCTGGTGAGGGCCTCCTCGGGAGCACAGGCCCTGCTCTCGTGCGGATGGTCGGGACCGCTCAACTACGACAACGACACCGCCGTGTTCGCCGCGGTCGTGGCCGACTGGGAGCGGCGGTTCGGTGCGCGCGTCCTGGGCCTGGGGTTCGACACCCTGACGCTGAGCGTCGCCGCACCGCCCAGCGATGTCGACGGGGCTCTGCGCGTGGCCGCCGAGCACTTCGCGTTCTGCCCGGACCTCGTCTGGCAGGGAAACAGCCCTCACACGCTCCAGGCCTACGCCGAACGCCTCGTCGACCGCCCCGTCTGGGACTTCTGGTGGGACTGA
- a CDS encoding carbohydrate ABC transporter permease → MTTQTLTTRGRTDRSGATRATRRAEQARARARQRDLVLGGGRGPRVAAVTILVVLASLWLLPMLWGLITSFKAEQDAVALPLTLLPESGFTLDQYRGLFAAGNVQQWMFNSLLVAVLVTVSTLAVAAPAAFAMSRMDFRGRSALMILTIAAIVVPPQLLIVPLFQQMVSLNLVDTYAAVILPQLVMPIIVFILKRFFDAVPRELDEAARIDGASYWRLFTTVILPLSRPILAAAAIFVFISAWNNYLWPFIITTDPALMTLPVGIPNILDSYGTFYAAQLASSMVAAAPMIVVFVLFQRHIVRSVATTGITGQ, encoded by the coding sequence ATGACCACGCAGACCCTCACCACCCGTGGCCGCACCGACCGCTCGGGCGCCACACGCGCGACCCGGCGGGCCGAGCAGGCGCGTGCGCGTGCCAGACAGCGCGACCTGGTGCTGGGCGGCGGGCGCGGACCGCGCGTCGCCGCCGTCACGATCCTGGTCGTCCTCGCCTCACTGTGGCTGCTGCCCATGCTGTGGGGCCTGATCACCTCGTTCAAAGCCGAGCAGGACGCGGTCGCCCTCCCGCTGACCCTGCTTCCCGAGTCGGGGTTCACCCTCGACCAGTACCGCGGCCTGTTCGCCGCGGGCAACGTGCAGCAGTGGATGTTCAACAGTCTGCTCGTTGCGGTGCTGGTGACCGTGTCCACCCTCGCGGTGGCGGCGCCGGCGGCGTTCGCGATGTCGCGCATGGACTTCCGCGGCCGCTCGGCGCTGATGATCCTCACGATCGCGGCGATCGTGGTCCCGCCGCAGCTGCTCATCGTCCCGCTGTTCCAGCAGATGGTGTCGCTGAACCTGGTGGACACCTACGCGGCGGTGATCCTGCCGCAGCTGGTGATGCCGATCATCGTGTTCATCCTGAAACGCTTCTTCGACGCCGTGCCGCGCGAGCTGGACGAGGCGGCGCGCATCGACGGGGCATCGTACTGGCGGCTGTTCACCACCGTCATCCTGCCGCTGTCCCGGCCCATCCTCGCCGCGGCCGCGATCTTCGTGTTCATCTCCGCCTGGAACAACTACCTGTGGCCGTTCATCATCACGACCGACCCGGCGCTGATGACGCTGCCCGTGGGCATCCCGAACATCCTCGACTCCTACGGGACCTTCTACGCCGCGCAGCTGGCGTCGTCGATGGTCGCGGCGGCACCGATGATCGTCGTGTTCGTGCTGTTCCAACGGCACATCGTCCGCAGCGTGGCCACGACCGGCATCACCGGCCAGTAG
- a CDS encoding carbohydrate ABC transporter permease yields the protein MTTPTETTGRVPAPDTVPVPKAAPSSRPRLWRRVTDAPLSFLMPFLLVYALFLIWPLLSGLWMSFTDVSLNGAGGAFVGAANYAEALGDPMVWRTLGNTFLFTVVTTVPLVAVALAMAVLVHTGMPGQWLWRLSFFMPFLLPVATVALVWNFLYIEDFGLFNQALRAFGMEGLGWLTDDDVALWSVALTTVWWTVGFNFLLYLAALQSIPDHLYEAAALDGAGAWARLRHITVPQLRNITVVVVLLQILASLKIFDQIYLMTGGGPGDSSRSLLLYIYDMGFTGYRFGYSAAVSYLFLAIVLLVAVVQLWLTTRRKA from the coding sequence ATGACCACGCCCACCGAAACGACCGGCCGCGTACCCGCGCCGGACACGGTCCCCGTACCGAAGGCCGCGCCCAGCTCCCGGCCCCGGCTGTGGCGGCGTGTCACCGACGCGCCGCTGAGCTTCCTGATGCCGTTCCTGCTGGTGTACGCGCTCTTCCTGATCTGGCCCCTGCTCAGCGGGTTGTGGATGAGCTTCACCGACGTCTCGCTCAACGGCGCGGGCGGCGCCTTCGTCGGAGCGGCCAACTACGCCGAGGCGCTCGGCGACCCGATGGTGTGGCGGACGCTGGGCAACACCTTCCTGTTCACCGTCGTCACCACCGTCCCTCTGGTCGCGGTCGCCCTGGCCATGGCGGTCCTGGTGCACACCGGGATGCCGGGCCAGTGGCTGTGGCGACTGTCGTTCTTCATGCCGTTCCTGCTGCCGGTGGCCACCGTGGCACTGGTGTGGAACTTCCTGTACATCGAGGACTTCGGCCTGTTCAACCAGGCGCTCCGCGCCTTCGGGATGGAGGGCCTGGGGTGGTTGACCGACGACGACGTGGCCCTGTGGTCGGTGGCCCTGACCACGGTGTGGTGGACCGTCGGCTTCAACTTCCTGCTGTACCTGGCCGCGCTCCAGTCGATCCCCGACCACCTGTACGAGGCCGCGGCCCTGGACGGGGCGGGGGCGTGGGCCCGGCTGAGGCACATCACCGTCCCCCAGCTGCGCAACATCACCGTGGTCGTGGTGCTGCTCCAGATCCTGGCCTCGCTGAAGATCTTCGACCAGATCTACCTGATGACCGGGGGCGGCCCGGGCGACTCCAGCCGCTCGCTGCTGCTCTACATCTACGACATGGGCTTCACCGGCTACCGGTTCGGGTACAGCGCGGCCGTCTCCTACCTCTTCCTGGCGATCGTCCTGCTCGTCGCCGTCGTCCAGCTGTGGCTCACGACGCGGAGAAAGGCCTGA
- a CDS encoding extracellular solute-binding protein, with product MSPHPSPPTPPTTGSGPATHAASPPTRRHMLLGAGALALSASALGCAPGTASGTSDVRFWSLFQGGDGARLETMLDAVREQAPHMRVTPSTLAWGPPYYTKLAMASVGGRAPETAVMHMSRLPGYAPGGLLDPFDLDLLAEFGVTAEDFVPDLWERGIHDGATYAIPLDTHPVVLFYDTAMAERAGLLGTDGTLRPLDSPEDFLEASRAIAEVSGGSGITYGHVNDDSQGWRIFWKLYNQTGAELHLPQGGPAELDQDEALRVFSFLAELMDGQTSEANLTYQSALAGFSSGRAGMLICGEWELPYLLDSVENLGAAPFPTVFEHPGSYADSHAFVLPRQSDPDPERVRAAHEFVALMVRNSLTWGEAGHIPAYSPVTESADYQALTPQSDYASAGETPVLDPEVWFAGAGSQFHSDVSEALRTAVSGQGPEAAVEQLTRSLDSWAARTNPSEGDSR from the coding sequence ATGTCCCCCCATCCCTCTCCCCCGACCCCACCGACCACGGGTTCCGGCCCTGCGACCCATGCCGCGTCCCCGCCCACCCGGCGCCACATGCTCCTCGGCGCCGGCGCGCTCGCCCTGAGCGCCTCGGCCCTGGGCTGCGCGCCCGGTACCGCCTCCGGCACCTCCGACGTGCGTTTCTGGAGCCTGTTCCAGGGCGGCGACGGCGCGCGGCTGGAGACCATGCTCGACGCGGTGCGGGAGCAGGCGCCGCACATGCGCGTCACTCCCAGCACCCTGGCGTGGGGCCCGCCGTACTACACCAAGCTGGCCATGGCCTCCGTCGGCGGTCGCGCCCCCGAGACCGCGGTCATGCACATGTCGCGTCTTCCGGGGTACGCCCCCGGCGGGCTGCTGGACCCCTTCGACCTCGACCTGCTGGCCGAGTTCGGCGTCACCGCCGAGGACTTCGTGCCCGACCTGTGGGAACGCGGCATCCACGACGGCGCCACCTACGCGATCCCGCTCGACACCCACCCGGTCGTCCTCTTCTACGACACCGCGATGGCCGAGCGGGCCGGGCTGCTCGGCACCGACGGCACGCTGCGCCCCCTGGACTCCCCCGAGGACTTCCTGGAAGCCTCCCGCGCGATCGCCGAGGTCTCCGGGGGCAGCGGCATCACCTACGGGCACGTCAACGACGACTCCCAGGGGTGGCGGATCTTCTGGAAGCTGTACAACCAGACGGGGGCGGAGCTGCACCTGCCCCAGGGCGGCCCCGCCGAGCTCGACCAGGACGAGGCGCTGCGGGTGTTCTCCTTCCTCGCCGAGCTCATGGACGGTCAGACCTCGGAGGCCAACCTGACCTACCAGAGCGCTCTGGCCGGCTTCAGCTCCGGGCGGGCCGGCATGCTCATCTGCGGTGAGTGGGAGCTGCCCTACCTGCTCGACAGCGTCGAGAACCTGGGCGCGGCCCCGTTCCCCACCGTGTTCGAGCATCCCGGCAGCTACGCCGACTCGCACGCCTTCGTGCTGCCACGGCAGAGCGATCCCGACCCCGAGCGGGTCCGCGCCGCCCACGAGTTCGTGGCGCTCATGGTGCGCAACAGCCTGACCTGGGGCGAAGCCGGTCACATCCCCGCCTATTCGCCGGTCACGGAGTCCGCGGACTACCAGGCGCTGACCCCGCAGTCCGACTACGCGAGCGCGGGCGAGACGCCGGTCCTGGACCCTGAGGTGTGGTTCGCGGGGGCCGGCTCCCAGTTCCACTCCGACGTGAGCGAGGCACTGCGCACGGCGGTCAGCGGCCAGGGGCCCGAGGCGGCGGTGGAGCAGCTGACCCGCTCCCTCGACTCCTGGGCGGCCCGGACCAACCCGTCCGAGGGGGACTCCCGATGA
- a CDS encoding glycoside hydrolase family 2 protein — translation MTRVTHATARAITEGSLMQTPTPPESGPSAPPRPEYPRPQFARPDWLCLNGSWGFEIDRADSGLERGLRDADLAGTITVPFCPESELSGVGDTDFMEAVWYRRTVRVPQAWAGRRVLLHFQAVDHDTTVWVNGVEVARHRGGFTPFTADLGGVAEPGEDAVVVVRARDTRHGPQARGKQATWYANSGCHYTRTTGIWQTVWMEPVPETHLRRPRITPDLANGAFHLRLPLSGPRSGLRVRAVLGDGDGEVVTAEVRADLDTAPQLTLAIPEERRRTWSPRDPHLYTLHLALVDAEGTVLDRAESYAGLRSVSIEGKAVLINGERVFQRLVLDQGYYPDGLMTAPDEAALVRDIELGLRAGFNGARLHQKVFEERFLYHADRLGYLVWGEFGDWGCAIDGPAALDNQRPDASYVAQWLEAVERDYSHPSIVGWCPLNETFQRLHDRTTALDDVTRAMFLATKALDPSRPVVDASGYAHRVPETDVYDSHSYEQDPEAFRKQMSGLAQDDPYVNGGDDGGTWSVPYRGQPYFCSEFGGIRWDPDTDRGGASWGYGDDPRSLEEFHVRFEGLTGVLLDDPHMFGYCYTQLTDVFQERNGVYRFDRGEKLDTDRIAAAQRRTAAFEKDGPRPG, via the coding sequence ATGACGCGGGTCACACATGCGACCGCCCGTGCCATCACCGAGGGGAGCCTCATGCAGACACCGACACCACCCGAGAGCGGACCCTCCGCGCCGCCGCGCCCCGAGTACCCCCGTCCCCAGTTCGCCCGGCCCGACTGGCTGTGCCTGAACGGTTCCTGGGGCTTCGAGATCGACCGGGCCGACAGCGGGCTCGAACGGGGACTGCGCGACGCGGACCTGGCCGGGACCATCACCGTCCCCTTCTGCCCGGAGTCCGAACTGTCGGGCGTCGGTGACACCGACTTCATGGAGGCGGTCTGGTACCGGCGGACCGTGCGCGTGCCCCAGGCGTGGGCGGGTCGGCGCGTGCTGCTGCACTTCCAGGCCGTGGACCACGACACCACCGTGTGGGTCAACGGCGTGGAGGTCGCGCGCCATCGCGGCGGGTTCACCCCCTTCACCGCCGACCTGGGCGGGGTCGCCGAGCCCGGCGAGGACGCCGTGGTGGTCGTGCGCGCCCGCGACACCCGCCACGGACCGCAGGCCCGGGGCAAGCAGGCCACCTGGTACGCCAACTCCGGCTGCCACTACACGCGCACCACCGGGATCTGGCAGACCGTGTGGATGGAACCGGTGCCCGAGACCCACCTGCGGCGCCCGCGCATCACACCCGATCTCGCCAACGGGGCCTTCCACCTCCGGCTGCCCCTGTCGGGTCCGCGCTCGGGGCTGCGGGTGCGCGCCGTGCTGGGCGACGGGGACGGGGAGGTCGTGACGGCCGAGGTCCGCGCCGACCTCGACACCGCGCCGCAGCTGACCCTGGCGATCCCCGAGGAGCGCCGCCGCACCTGGTCCCCGCGCGACCCCCACCTGTACACGCTCCACCTCGCACTGGTCGACGCCGAGGGCACGGTCCTGGACCGCGCCGAGTCCTACGCCGGGCTGCGGTCGGTGTCCATCGAGGGCAAGGCCGTGCTCATCAACGGCGAGCGCGTCTTCCAGCGGCTCGTCCTGGACCAGGGCTACTACCCCGACGGGCTGATGACCGCGCCGGACGAGGCCGCGCTGGTGCGCGACATCGAACTCGGCCTGCGCGCGGGCTTCAACGGCGCCCGCCTGCACCAGAAGGTCTTCGAGGAGCGCTTCCTCTACCACGCCGACCGGCTCGGCTACCTGGTGTGGGGCGAGTTCGGCGACTGGGGCTGCGCGATCGACGGCCCCGCCGCCCTGGACAACCAGCGTCCCGACGCCTCCTACGTCGCCCAGTGGCTGGAGGCCGTGGAGCGCGACTACTCCCACCCGAGCATCGTCGGCTGGTGCCCGCTCAACGAGACCTTCCAGCGGCTGCACGACCGCACGACCGCGCTCGACGACGTGACCCGGGCGATGTTCCTGGCCACCAAGGCACTGGACCCCTCGCGCCCCGTGGTCGACGCCTCCGGGTACGCGCACCGGGTGCCCGAGACCGACGTCTACGACTCGCACAGCTACGAGCAGGATCCGGAGGCCTTCCGGAAGCAGATGAGCGGTCTGGCGCAGGACGACCCCTACGTGAACGGCGGTGACGACGGCGGCACGTGGTCCGTGCCCTACCGGGGACAGCCCTACTTCTGCAGCGAGTTCGGCGGGATCCGCTGGGACCCCGACACCGACCGCGGCGGCGCCTCCTGGGGCTACGGCGACGATCCGAGGAGCCTGGAGGAGTTCCACGTCCGCTTCGAGGGGCTGACCGGCGTGCTGTTGGACGACCCCCACATGTTCGGCTACTGCTACACCCAGCTCACCGACGTGTTCCAGGAACGCAACGGCGTCTACCGGTTCGACCGCGGCGAGAAGCTCGACACCGACCGCATCGCCGCGGCCCAGCGACGCACGGCCGCCTTCGAGAAGGACGGCCCGCGGCCCGGGTGA
- a CDS encoding LacI family DNA-binding transcriptional regulator gives MGNRPRIKDVAQRAGVSQKTVSNVINDHPNVTPKTRAAVEEAIAALGYRVNLAGRHLRRGESGVIALIVPELDLGYFAELSDLIIREAGRHGRTVLVHQTEARRDREMAALDGFGTDFVDGVLFNPLAMDDDDLDAHRSRLPVVLLGETPQAGRHHHVTIDNVRAAREATEHLLDAGRTRIAVIGGRPPAASGTAELRAQGYREALESRGLEYDPALVRPARHFHWPDGADLAAELMDTPRPPDALLCLNDPLALGAIRALYDAGLRVPEDVAVVGFDDIAPGRCSVPSLTTVSPDKPALARAAVELLMAEIEARRTAPGPGPEPASAPSGPTVKEVVIGHALLVRESSGPKA, from the coding sequence GTGGGCAACAGGCCGCGGATCAAGGACGTCGCGCAGCGCGCGGGGGTCTCGCAGAAGACGGTTTCCAACGTCATCAACGATCACCCGAACGTCACGCCCAAGACACGCGCCGCCGTGGAGGAGGCCATCGCGGCCCTGGGCTACCGGGTCAACCTCGCCGGACGCCACCTGCGCCGGGGCGAGTCCGGGGTGATCGCCCTCATCGTGCCCGAGCTCGACCTCGGCTACTTCGCCGAGCTCTCCGACCTGATCATCAGGGAGGCCGGGCGCCACGGGCGGACGGTGCTCGTGCACCAGACCGAGGCCCGCCGCGATCGCGAGATGGCCGCCCTGGACGGCTTCGGCACCGATTTCGTCGACGGGGTCCTGTTCAACCCGCTGGCCATGGACGACGACGACCTCGACGCCCACCGCTCCCGGCTCCCCGTCGTGCTCCTGGGCGAGACACCCCAGGCGGGACGCCACCACCACGTCACGATCGACAACGTCAGGGCCGCGCGGGAGGCCACCGAGCACCTCCTCGACGCCGGAAGGACGCGGATCGCGGTGATCGGCGGCCGACCGCCGGCGGCGAGCGGGACCGCCGAACTGCGCGCCCAGGGCTACCGTGAGGCCCTGGAGTCCCGAGGACTGGAGTACGACCCCGCGCTGGTGCGGCCGGCCCGGCACTTCCACTGGCCGGACGGCGCCGACCTGGCCGCCGAGCTCATGGACACCCCGCGTCCCCCCGACGCGCTGCTGTGCCTGAACGACCCCCTGGCGCTGGGGGCGATCCGTGCCCTGTACGACGCCGGCCTGCGCGTGCCCGAGGACGTGGCCGTGGTCGGCTTCGACGACATCGCCCCGGGCCGCTGCTCCGTGCCGAGCCTGACCACCGTCTCGCCGGACAAGCCGGCCCTGGCGCGCGCGGCGGTGGAACTGCTGATGGCCGAGATCGAGGCGCGCCGCACGGCCCCGGGACCGGGGCCAGAGCCCGCGTCCGCGCCCTCGGGGCCCACCGTCAAGGAGGTCGTCATCGGGCACGCCCTCCTGGTCAGGGAGAGCAGCGGCCCCAAGGCCTGA
- a CDS encoding VOC family protein: MNSTLDLVGIITADLKRSVDFYGLLGIDVPAVNGDEPHVEAVLPNGLRLAWDTVETIRGFDPDFRPSAGPGSVALAFKCHTPQEVDATYRRLTGAGYPGHKAPWDAFWGQRYAVVHDPDGNTVDLFADS, from the coding sequence ATGAACAGCACCCTTGATCTCGTCGGGATCATCACCGCCGACCTGAAGAGGTCCGTGGACTTCTACGGACTACTCGGCATCGACGTGCCCGCGGTGAACGGGGACGAACCGCACGTCGAGGCCGTGCTCCCGAACGGGCTCCGGCTCGCCTGGGACACCGTGGAGACCATCCGCGGATTCGACCCGGACTTTCGCCCGAGCGCGGGCCCCGGCTCCGTCGCCCTGGCGTTCAAGTGCCACACGCCCCAGGAGGTGGACGCCACCTACAGGCGGTTGACCGGCGCCGGGTATCCGGGGCACAAGGCGCCGTGGGACGCCTTTTGGGGGCAGCGCTACGCGGTCGTCCACGACCCCGACGGCAACACCGTCGACCTCTTCGCGGACTCCTGA